A single window of Grus americana isolate bGruAme1 chromosome 10, bGruAme1.mat, whole genome shotgun sequence DNA harbors:
- the MRPS11 gene encoding 28S ribosomal protein S11, mitochondrial — protein MSAALAVAWQRLLGAAWGGCAAVLRRGLRTGPQRLQDLAEAAAVKEAENQSVTDLSPLILQRNSMRWDGKIYEEIPIAHIKATYNNTHVQVVSFDNRPFARTSCGTEGFQNAKKGTAIAAQTAAMAAAVKARGKGVLHVRVMVKGLGPGRKAAIKGLTMGGLEVISITDNTPVPHNGCRPRKARRM, from the exons ATGAGCGCGGCGCTGGCGGTCGCCTGGCAACGGCTGCTCGGGGCGGCCTGGGG GGGCTGCGCTGCCGTCCTGCGCCGTGGCCTGCGCACCGGCCCTCAGAGGCTGCAGGACCTTGCGGAGGCGGCGGCTGTGAAGGAGGCGGAGAACCAGAGCGTGACCGACCTGAG CCCTTTAATCCTGCAGAGAAACTCCATGAGATGGGATGGAAAGATCTATGAAGAAATCCCAATAGCTCACATCAAAGCTACCTACAACAA CACCCACGTCCAAGTGGTCAGCTTTGACAACAGGCCATTTGCCCGTACGTCCTGTGGCACGGAAGGCTTCCAGAACGCCAAGAAGGGAACTGCCATTGCAGCACAGACTGCAGccatggcagcagcagtg AAAGCGCGTGGGAAGGGTGTGTTGCACGTACGAGTCATGGTGAAAGGACTGGGACCAGGACGCAAA GCTGCCATCAAGGGTTTGACTATGGGAGGTTTGGAGGTCATCTCCATCACTGACAACACCCCAGTTCCACACAACGGCTGCCGCCCACGGAAAGCCAGGCGAATGTGA
- the MRPL46 gene encoding 39S ribosomal protein L46, mitochondrial, with protein sequence MAPLTAVHCGPRGNLMAAPRQRAASWGRWFCTATAPRPWRLFGAMCLLRLPRITQPLEKEEEDMMALMEQIELEKSHYSDHEIRKLEEEEQLRRRKESMYDDDEAPGKTVIMAQDLEDKWEQKLLQFEAAPRITDADKNNIRTSLDRRLDSNLMLLVKQKIGNQELWLLPQVEWQPGETLRSTAERAMATFLGDRIQAKILGNAPYGIYKYKFPRAIRTEGNVGAKVFFFKAFLQSSDLSQAELKEDYLWVTKDELGDYLKAEYLKKVNRFLLDL encoded by the exons aTGGCGCCGCTCACCGCGGTGCATTGTGGACCGCGCGGCAACCTAATGGCGGCGCCCAGGCAGCGAGCGGCGAGTTGGGGTCGGTGGTTTTGTACCGCTACCGCGCCTCGACCGTGGCGGCTTTTTGGGGCGATGTGTCTGCTGCGGCTTCCCCGCATCACGCAGCCCCttgagaaggaggaggaagacatgATGGCCCTCATGGAGCAG ATAGAGCTGGAGAAAAGCCACTATTCAGATCATGAAATCCGTaagctggaagaggaggagcagctcaggaggaggaaggaaagcatgTATGATGATGATGAGGCACCGGGCAAAACAGTCATTATGGCTCAAGACCTGGAAGACAAGTGGGAACAGAAGTTACTGCAATTTGAAGCTGCTCCACGGATAACAG ATGCTGATAAAAACAATATTCGAACATCGTTGGACAGGAGGCTGGACAGTAACCTGATGCTCCTGGTGAAGCAGAAAATTGGTAACCAGGAACTGTGGCTCCTGCCTCAAGTGGAATGGCAGCCTGGAGAGACGCTGCGAAGCACAGCTGAACGAGCCATGGCTACGTTTTTGG GAGATCGCATTCAAGCCAAAATCCTGGGGAATGCGCCATATGGGATTTACAAGTATAAATTCCCCAGGGCCATCAGGACTGAGGGTAACGTGGGAGCCAAAGTATTCTTCTTCAAAGCCTTCCTCCAAAGCAGTGATTTGtcccaggcagagctgaaggaagaTTACCTGTGGGTCACAAAGGATGAGCTAGGAGATTACTTGAAGGCGGAATACCTGAAAAAAGTCAATCGATTCCTTCTGGACTTATAA